In Thermanaeromonas sp. C210, the following proteins share a genomic window:
- a CDS encoding YqhV family protein produces the protein MWIMVPDKHVLAMAAVRVVSSLIELTAAILMLKLNRVEEALKINATLALVGPTVMLTVMALGLWGLAGKISLAKMLIIILGVGLIFYGVRR, from the coding sequence ATGTGGATTATGGTACCCGATAAGCATGTCTTGGCCATGGCGGCGGTGAGGGTGGTCTCCAGTCTGATCGAACTAACCGCCGCCATCCTCATGCTAAAGTTGAACCGCGTGGAAGAAGCTTTAAAGATCAATGCCACCTTGGCCCTGGTTGGGCCCACGGTTATGCTTACGGTGATGGCCCTGGGACTCTGGGGATTGGCGGGGAAAATTTCCCTCGCCAAAATGTTAATCATCATTTTGGGGGTGGGATTGATTTTTTATGGGGTAAGACGCTGA
- a CDS encoding GreA/GreB family elongation factor → MARVMLSPTTFENLVKHLIEVEEGKGKLIEQYFPKPSKERNEFEKLIEGYIKQIEQLIKNVNKSQSAGDKVPFVTIGSEVEVEDLSEQDPKIFKYRIVSPFHDSVKEGTVSYLSPVGKALLLKKVGDEVEVKAPGGVFRYRIRSIRLPDEA, encoded by the coding sequence TTGGCCAGGGTAATGCTATCCCCGACAACTTTTGAAAACTTGGTTAAGCACTTAATAGAGGTTGAGGAAGGCAAGGGTAAGCTTATTGAACAATATTTTCCCAAACCATCAAAGGAGCGTAACGAGTTTGAAAAACTTATCGAGGGCTATATAAAACAGATCGAACAACTTATCAAAAATGTGAACAAGTCGCAATCGGCGGGTGATAAAGTTCCCTTTGTCACTATAGGCAGTGAGGTAGAAGTAGAGGATTTAAGCGAACAAGACCCAAAGATTTTTAAGTATCGTATTGTCAGTCCTTTTCATGATAGCGTGAAAGAGGGTACTGTATCATATTTGTCGCCCGTGGGCAAGGCGTTGCTGTTAAAAAAGGTAGGAGATGAAGTGGAAGTCAAGGCCCCGGGTGGCGTATTCCGTTACCGTATAAGGTCCATCCGGCTACCGGATGAGGCTTGA
- the truD gene encoding tRNA pseudouridine(13) synthase TruD — protein sequence MKLKVLPEDFVVKELARLPLREKGPYRVYILEKKGWNTIDLLLRLAKARGLPYRLFSYGGLKDRHAHTFQYVTVRHPLDLTTEEAKFSLRSIGWMDRPMGPDLLKGNEFALTLRALSEEEVSRIMRRVDEVRGFGYPNYYDDQRFGSMDRQMGLMAERLLKKHYNGSLQIYLTGIYPEEKKEAKERKLFFREHWGDWATCLSRAKTTMERKIFGLLTEKPKAYVEALRLIPAEELSLLFSAYQSFLFNELLRRILEDLGLELTAVPGVAGPYLFYRRLDRKQLVYLDSLSLPLAASRMEFPDAMSERHFTAILEERGLRRGSFNLRKVRQAYFKSTPRKAIIFPADLHVHPAESDELYPGKQKIRLSFKLPRGSYGTMLVKRLIMP from the coding sequence ATGAAACTGAAGGTGCTACCCGAGGATTTCGTGGTAAAAGAACTGGCCCGCCTTCCTTTGCGGGAGAAGGGACCTTACCGGGTGTACATCCTGGAAAAGAAGGGATGGAACACCATCGATCTCTTGCTGAGGCTGGCCAAGGCCCGGGGCCTTCCCTACCGTCTTTTTTCCTATGGGGGCTTAAAGGACAGGCATGCCCATACCTTTCAGTATGTAACGGTAAGGCATCCCCTTGATCTGACCACTGAGGAAGCAAAGTTTTCCCTGCGAAGTATCGGATGGATGGATAGGCCCATGGGTCCCGACCTCCTGAAGGGAAACGAGTTTGCCCTCACCCTTCGCGCCCTCAGCGAGGAAGAGGTTTCCCGCATCATGCGGAGGGTTGATGAAGTTCGGGGTTTCGGCTACCCCAATTATTATGACGACCAACGCTTCGGGAGTATGGACCGCCAGATGGGACTAATGGCCGAGAGATTGCTCAAGAAACACTACAACGGGAGCCTGCAGATCTATCTCACCGGCATTTACCCCGAAGAGAAGAAGGAGGCCAAGGAGCGCAAGCTCTTTTTCCGCGAGCATTGGGGAGATTGGGCAACCTGCCTATCCCGGGCCAAGACCACCATGGAAAGGAAGATATTCGGCCTCCTAACCGAGAAACCCAAAGCCTATGTGGAGGCCTTGCGCCTAATCCCCGCCGAAGAGCTTTCCCTGCTATTTTCGGCCTACCAGAGCTTTCTTTTTAACGAACTGTTAAGGAGGATTTTAGAAGATCTGGGCCTTGAACTCACGGCGGTACCCGGGGTGGCCGGGCCTTATCTCTTCTACCGGCGCCTGGACAGGAAACAACTGGTCTACCTGGATTCCTTGTCCTTGCCCCTGGCCGCCAGCCGCATGGAATTCCCGGATGCCATGTCAGAGCGGCACTTTACGGCCATCCTGGAGGAAAGGGGCCTAAGGCGCGGCAGTTTTAACCTCCGCAAGGTGCGACAGGCATATTTCAAGTCTACACCCCGGAAGGCGATAATCTTTCCCGCAGATCTTCATGTCCATCCTGCCGAAAGCGATGAACTCTACCCAGGCAAACAAAAGATTCGCCTATCTTTTAAGCTGCCGCGGGGGAGTTACGGTACCATGCTCGTTAAAAGATTGATCATGCCGTGA
- a CDS encoding cupin domain-containing protein, which yields MIRKAQELKREVIKGLRGGQGEVEIVHLLEADKNEFNGKGKLFAKFTLKPGVSIGWHQHSGDFEAYYILGGRGLVNDNGREAPVQAGDMVLTRNGEYHSIVNNGAEDLVFIALILLA from the coding sequence ATGATAAGGAAGGCCCAGGAACTGAAAAGGGAAGTCATCAAGGGTTTAAGGGGCGGCCAGGGGGAAGTAGAAATAGTTCACCTTCTAGAAGCCGACAAGAACGAGTTCAATGGGAAGGGGAAACTATTTGCCAAGTTCACCCTTAAGCCAGGGGTCTCCATCGGCTGGCACCAGCATAGCGGCGATTTCGAAGCGTATTATATACTCGGCGGCCGGGGCCTGGTAAACGACAACGGGAGAGAAGCCCCGGTGCAGGCAGGAGATATGGTCTTAACAAGAAATGGTGAATATCACTCTATAGTCAACAACGGCGCGGAAGACCTGGTGTTCATAGCATTAATTTTGCTGGCATAA
- the glmS gene encoding glutamine--fructose-6-phosphate transaminase (isomerizing), whose product MCGIVGYLGHRQAVPVLLQGLERLEYRGYDSAGIAVIDSSGLKITKSAGRLTELKARLNGHLDGATLGIGHTRWATHGRPTDTNAHPHPDCSGRFAVVHNGIIENYQELRQWLKAEGHTFLSETDTEVLAHLVEHYYRGDLLQAVMAMLPHVKGSYAVAVIGKDHPREIVGVRYDSPLIVGLGREETFLASDIPALLPYTKNTYILDNGEVAYLSPEGPRILDGTGHLKQKQVFHVSWDLEAAEKGGYPHFMLKEIHEQPRALRDTLAGRLDPASGRVKLDGVRLTPEEAKAIRKVALIACGTASYAGMVAKYVWEKLLRLPVEFDVASELRYRQPLMDEGTLGLVISQSGETADTLAGLREARRLGARILAVTNVVGSSVAREADDVLYTWAGPEIAVASTKAYLTQVAAVYLLALYLGTARGEAPWAAELARELSVTPSKVEEVLALEDRFRELAARIAPHEHAFFLGRGLDYAVALEGALKLKEISYLHAEACPAGELKHGPLALIEDGTPVVALVTQEELVEKMLSNIREVKARGAWVLALALEGNRAVAAEADCVLYLPRLHNLLTPLVSVVPLQLLAYYTAAARGCSVDKPRNLAKSVTVE is encoded by the coding sequence ATGTGCGGAATTGTAGGATATTTGGGCCACCGCCAGGCGGTACCCGTTTTGCTTCAAGGATTGGAGAGGCTTGAATACCGCGGTTATGATTCGGCCGGGATAGCGGTGATAGACTCTTCCGGCCTCAAGATTACCAAGAGCGCCGGCAGGCTGACGGAGCTCAAGGCTCGTCTAAACGGGCACCTCGACGGCGCGACACTGGGCATCGGCCATACGAGGTGGGCCACCCACGGCCGGCCTACGGATACCAACGCCCATCCTCACCCCGATTGCAGCGGCCGGTTTGCTGTGGTACACAACGGCATTATTGAGAATTACCAGGAACTGCGGCAGTGGTTGAAGGCCGAAGGACATACCTTCCTTTCGGAAACCGATACCGAGGTCTTGGCCCACCTGGTGGAGCACTATTATCGGGGCGACCTGCTCCAGGCCGTCATGGCCATGTTGCCCCACGTGAAGGGTTCCTACGCTGTGGCCGTCATAGGCAAAGATCATCCCCGGGAAATCGTAGGGGTGCGCTATGATAGCCCCTTGATCGTCGGTCTGGGCCGGGAGGAGACCTTCTTGGCCTCCGATATTCCCGCTTTACTGCCCTACACCAAAAACACCTACATTCTGGACAACGGCGAAGTGGCCTACCTCAGTCCCGAAGGGCCTAGGATTTTGGACGGTACCGGGCACTTGAAACAAAAACAGGTATTTCACGTCAGCTGGGATCTGGAGGCAGCCGAGAAGGGCGGCTACCCCCACTTTATGCTTAAGGAGATCCACGAGCAGCCCCGGGCCTTGCGGGACACCCTGGCCGGAAGGTTGGATCCTGCAAGTGGAAGGGTAAAACTGGATGGAGTCCGTCTTACACCTGAGGAGGCCAAGGCCATCCGGAAGGTGGCCCTCATTGCCTGCGGCACGGCTTCCTACGCCGGCATGGTGGCCAAATATGTGTGGGAGAAACTGCTGCGCCTTCCCGTGGAATTCGATGTAGCGTCGGAACTGCGCTACCGGCAGCCCCTTATGGACGAGGGAACCCTGGGCCTGGTTATCAGCCAGTCGGGAGAGACGGCGGATACCCTGGCGGGTTTACGGGAGGCCAGAAGGCTGGGAGCCAGGATTCTGGCCGTTACCAACGTAGTGGGTAGCTCGGTAGCGCGGGAGGCCGATGACGTGCTTTACACCTGGGCAGGCCCCGAAATTGCCGTAGCTTCTACCAAGGCTTATCTTACCCAGGTGGCAGCCGTCTACCTGTTAGCCCTTTACCTGGGTACGGCCCGGGGAGAGGCTCCCTGGGCGGCCGAACTGGCCCGGGAACTGAGTGTTACCCCATCCAAGGTGGAGGAGGTCTTGGCCCTCGAGGACCGGTTCCGGGAGCTGGCGGCCCGGATTGCGCCCCATGAGCATGCTTTCTTCCTGGGACGTGGACTGGATTATGCTGTAGCCCTGGAGGGCGCTCTCAAACTAAAGGAAATCTCCTACCTACATGCGGAGGCTTGCCCTGCCGGGGAACTCAAGCACGGGCCCTTAGCCCTCATCGAGGACGGGACGCCCGTCGTGGCCCTGGTTACCCAAGAAGAACTCGTAGAGAAAATGCTGAGCAATATCAGGGAAGTTAAGGCCAGGGGGGCTTGGGTCCTGGCCCTGGCCTTGGAGGGTAATAGGGCTGTGGCCGCAGAAGCCGACTGCGTCCTTTATTTGCCGCGCCTCCATAACTTGCTGACTCCTCTGGTATCCGTGGTACCCCTGCAGTTGCTGGCCTACTACACGGCCGCGGCCCGGGGTTGTTCGGTAGATAAGCCGCGGAACTTGGCCAAGAGCGTGACGGTGGAATAG
- the glmM gene encoding phosphoglucosamine mutase, translating into MGKLFGTDGVRGIANEELTPELAFRLGRCGAAVLAEGRGGARVVVGRDTRVSGDMLEAALVAGICSVGGRALKVGIMPTPAVAWLTRTLGADAGVVISASHNPVADNGIKFFSSTGFKLPDSLEEEIERLVLKERDDLPRPTGTAVGRVEVVEAAEQYITHVCSTAPQGLRGLKVVLDVAHGAAYEVAPEVFQRLGAEVFVLNNAPDGTNINVGCGSTCPQALAEAVREFRAHVGLAFDGDADRVIAVDAEGQVVDGDAIMAILALHFHQQGRLPGGRVVVTVMSNYGLHQVLTGAGLVVHQTQVGDRYVLEEMLRTGAALGGEQSGHIILLEHNTTGDGLITGVQLLQVMVARGATLRELAEVLPRLPQVLVNVPVEDKERAMNDPQLLAEIAAAREQLANRGRVLVRPSGTEPLLRLMAEGPDEEELRAILERLEQSVRRLGSKEVMTGD; encoded by the coding sequence ATGGGTAAATTATTCGGTACCGACGGAGTACGCGGAATAGCCAACGAGGAATTGACGCCGGAACTGGCCTTTAGATTGGGCCGCTGTGGAGCTGCAGTCCTGGCCGAAGGCCGCGGAGGGGCGCGGGTAGTGGTAGGCCGGGATACTAGGGTCTCCGGGGACATGTTGGAAGCCGCCCTGGTGGCCGGGATCTGCTCGGTGGGGGGCCGAGCCCTAAAGGTAGGGATTATGCCTACGCCGGCCGTAGCCTGGCTGACGCGCACTTTAGGAGCCGATGCCGGAGTAGTAATTTCCGCCTCCCATAACCCGGTGGCCGATAACGGCATTAAGTTTTTTAGCTCGACGGGTTTTAAGCTTCCCGATTCCCTAGAGGAAGAAATCGAGAGGCTGGTGCTTAAGGAAAGGGACGACCTTCCCCGGCCGACGGGCACTGCTGTAGGGCGGGTGGAGGTGGTGGAGGCCGCCGAACAATATATAACCCACGTTTGCAGCACGGCCCCGCAGGGATTGAGGGGCCTTAAAGTCGTCCTTGACGTAGCCCACGGGGCGGCCTACGAGGTAGCGCCGGAGGTGTTCCAGCGTCTGGGGGCGGAAGTTTTTGTCTTGAACAATGCTCCCGATGGCACTAATATTAATGTGGGATGCGGCTCTACCTGTCCCCAGGCTTTGGCCGAGGCAGTGCGCGAGTTTAGAGCCCATGTGGGGCTGGCCTTTGATGGGGATGCCGACCGGGTTATTGCTGTGGACGCCGAAGGGCAGGTGGTAGACGGCGATGCCATCATGGCCATCCTAGCCCTTCACTTTCACCAACAGGGTAGGCTTCCCGGCGGCCGGGTGGTGGTGACCGTCATGAGCAACTACGGCCTCCACCAGGTGTTGACCGGGGCGGGCCTGGTGGTCCACCAGACCCAGGTGGGCGATAGGTATGTGCTGGAGGAGATGCTTCGCACCGGCGCCGCCCTCGGCGGAGAACAATCGGGCCACATTATCCTCTTGGAACATAATACCACCGGCGACGGCCTCATCACCGGGGTGCAGCTCCTACAAGTGATGGTGGCCAGGGGTGCTACCCTCCGAGAACTGGCCGAGGTATTGCCACGCCTGCCCCAAGTGCTGGTGAATGTTCCCGTGGAGGATAAAGAGCGGGCCATGAACGACCCCCAATTGCTGGCCGAAATAGCGGCGGCCAGGGAACAGTTGGCCAACAGGGGACGGGTTTTGGTGCGGCCTTCGGGGACCGAGCCCCTTCTACGTCTCATGGCGGAGGGGCCGGACGAAGAGGAACTCAGGGCCATCCTGGAGCGCCTGGAGCAGAGCGTCCGGCGCCTAGGCTCTAAGGAGGTGATGACCGGAGACTAA
- a CDS encoding CdaR family protein — MLKNWRENLGYRLLAVVLALILWFYVTAEQNPNMEQVVRIPLETENLGEGLVVADLPAEVQVRVEGRKGYINNLLPRDIKAYVDLRAARIGDNILPVQVSLPEGVTLVRVNPPQVKVKVDQVRDLQLPVQVALNGTPAGGYRALEPVLKPSEVVVSGPEDVLKGISKVYVEVDINEARGNYLAQLPVKVIDHEGRPLGRWLMINPDTVEVLVPIVGHLPGKVVAIRPQLVGEPAPGYEVKRVVLEPEVVEVFAPYEVLADLNYLSTSPIDLEGARKNIIVESNLEIPQGVQTGNFPLVRVVVEIGPV; from the coding sequence GTGCTGAAGAACTGGCGGGAAAACCTGGGTTATCGCTTGCTAGCCGTAGTTCTGGCCCTCATCCTATGGTTTTATGTGACCGCAGAGCAGAACCCCAATATGGAGCAAGTAGTGCGCATCCCCTTGGAGACGGAGAATTTGGGCGAAGGATTGGTGGTGGCCGACTTGCCTGCTGAGGTCCAGGTTAGGGTGGAAGGTCGCAAGGGGTACATCAACAACCTGTTGCCCAGGGATATCAAAGCTTATGTGGACTTGCGGGCTGCCCGGATAGGGGACAACATCCTGCCTGTCCAGGTGAGCCTGCCGGAGGGTGTAACCCTGGTGCGGGTTAACCCGCCTCAGGTCAAGGTCAAGGTGGATCAGGTTAGGGACCTCCAGCTTCCGGTCCAGGTTGCTTTGAACGGTACCCCGGCAGGAGGCTATCGGGCTTTAGAACCGGTCCTCAAACCGTCAGAGGTAGTGGTTTCCGGCCCGGAGGATGTATTAAAGGGCATAAGCAAAGTGTACGTAGAGGTGGACATCAACGAGGCCCGGGGAAATTACCTAGCCCAGCTGCCGGTGAAGGTCATCGATCACGAAGGGCGGCCCTTGGGCCGCTGGCTCATGATAAACCCCGATACCGTGGAAGTTCTTGTACCTATAGTAGGCCATCTGCCCGGCAAAGTGGTGGCCATCCGGCCCCAGCTGGTGGGCGAGCCTGCTCCCGGCTATGAGGTAAAAAGGGTGGTCCTGGAACCGGAAGTGGTGGAAGTCTTCGCGCCTTACGAAGTACTGGCCGACCTAAATTACCTGAGCACTTCCCCCATTGACCTCGAGGGAGCCCGCAAGAATATTATAGTAGAGAGCAATTTGGAAATTCCCCAGGGAGTTCAGACCGGTAACTTTCCCCTGGTACGAGTAGTGGTGGAGATAGGGCCGGTATAA
- the cdaA gene encoding diadenylate cyclase CdaA, producing the protein MLSRLNFVDVLRLIVDIALVSYVIYRFLLLIRGTRAVQLLKGLAMLVVASVVAEKLQLTVINWILTQLRLVIVVALPVVFQPELRRALEQLGRGKFFARPFTLLGTEDMARVITEVVRAVQVLAKGKTGALIVMERETGLNDYIETGIRVDAVISAELLINLFVPLTPFHDGAAIIRGDRVVAAGCFLPLSDSPYLSKQLGTRHRAALGLSEISDAVVIVVSEETGAVSVAEGGKLTRFLDEKNLRELLQSLLLPQSNHGSSFWPWRS; encoded by the coding sequence TTGCTCTCGCGGCTAAACTTTGTGGACGTCCTGCGCCTGATCGTTGATATCGCCCTCGTATCTTATGTTATCTATCGCTTTCTCCTCCTGATCCGGGGTACCAGGGCGGTACAGCTGTTAAAGGGGCTGGCCATGCTGGTAGTGGCCTCGGTGGTGGCGGAAAAGCTGCAGCTGACGGTTATTAACTGGATTTTGACCCAGTTGCGGCTGGTGATTGTGGTAGCCCTGCCGGTGGTTTTCCAACCTGAGTTGAGGCGCGCCCTGGAGCAGCTCGGTCGGGGCAAATTTTTTGCCCGGCCCTTTACGCTGTTGGGGACCGAGGATATGGCCAGGGTCATAACAGAGGTGGTAAGGGCGGTCCAGGTGCTGGCCAAGGGGAAGACCGGTGCCCTCATTGTCATGGAGAGGGAGACGGGCCTTAACGACTACATTGAGACCGGCATCCGCGTGGATGCGGTTATATCCGCCGAATTGCTCATCAACCTCTTTGTACCCCTCACCCCCTTCCATGACGGTGCAGCCATCATCCGGGGTGACCGGGTGGTCGCTGCCGGTTGCTTCTTGCCCCTCTCCGACAGCCCCTACTTGAGCAAGCAGTTGGGCACCCGACACCGGGCAGCCTTAGGCTTAAGCGAGATTTCCGATGCGGTGGTCATCGTTGTTTCTGAGGAAACGGGCGCTGTTTCCGTGGCAGAAGGGGGTAAATTGACCCGTTTCCTGGATGAAAAGAATCTTCGCGAACTCCTGCAGAGTTTGCTTTTGCCCCAATCCAATCATGGCAGCTCCTTTTGGCCGTGGAGGTCTTAG
- a CDS encoding DUF881 domain-containing protein, protein MRRFYASLVFICFLSGLLVSWQFRSHMAGSAETQKDTGLVDIIKALDDENTALQNQIGSLRQELEETQEQHTRYQGQLREIQDQIDELKVLAGLVPLGGPGIVVTLDDNNAGAQLAKTGSPATYNPEDYIIHDRHILYLVNELKAAGAEGIAINGERLITGSHIRCVGTVILVNSTRLAPPYEIQAVGNPDRLEAAALRAPEFVDLKNRDFPVKVVKVEHLVLPAYKGGLPSDHMRPVTAGVN, encoded by the coding sequence TTGAGGCGGTTCTATGCTTCGCTAGTCTTCATATGTTTTCTGTCCGGTTTGCTAGTCTCCTGGCAATTTCGTAGCCACATGGCCGGCTCCGCGGAGACCCAAAAGGACACTGGTCTCGTCGATATCATCAAAGCCCTCGATGATGAAAACACTGCCCTACAGAATCAAATCGGCTCCCTGCGCCAGGAGCTAGAGGAGACCCAGGAGCAACATACCAGGTACCAGGGACAGCTCAGAGAGATCCAGGATCAAATCGACGAGTTGAAGGTGCTGGCCGGGCTGGTTCCCCTGGGCGGTCCGGGCATTGTGGTAACCCTGGACGATAATAATGCCGGCGCCCAGCTGGCCAAAACCGGTTCCCCTGCCACTTATAATCCCGAAGATTATATTATTCACGACCGGCATATCCTTTACCTGGTCAACGAATTGAAAGCGGCAGGAGCCGAAGGCATAGCCATCAACGGTGAACGCCTGATCACCGGGTCCCACATCCGGTGTGTAGGCACCGTCATCCTGGTCAATTCAACCCGCCTGGCTCCCCCCTACGAAATCCAGGCGGTGGGAAACCCGGACCGGTTGGAAGCCGCCGCTTTGAGGGCTCCGGAGTTTGTCGACCTCAAAAACCGGGACTTTCCTGTCAAGGTGGTCAAAGTCGAGCACCTCGTCCTACCGGCTTATAAAGGTGGCCTCCCTTCCGACCACATGCGTCCGGTGACGGCAGGAGTGAATTAG
- a CDS encoding DUF881 domain-containing protein, which yields MSNRKGWWQICLAVVLLVLGVLLSLQFRTQRLLASSLEFQKTEDLVAMWKKLSAKRLELQEEVGQLEEQLQALSTGYGQSDEAQAALTKELVRIKNHLGLTPVKGPGITVTFTGDAPLLAQDLVDVVNELWVSGAEAVAINEHRITASTFIGDKEEGRNLYLTVNGQKLLYPIVVKAIGDPQTLEKGLTFTGGLLDNLSTLFNIRPDIKRHEELQLPASVPSGFKYARPVKEEPKEATGK from the coding sequence ATGTCGAACCGCAAGGGTTGGTGGCAGATCTGCCTGGCTGTGGTCCTGCTGGTTCTCGGAGTCCTCTTATCGCTGCAGTTCCGCACCCAGCGCCTGCTGGCCAGCTCCCTGGAGTTCCAAAAAACTGAAGATTTGGTGGCCATGTGGAAGAAGTTGAGCGCCAAGCGCCTTGAGCTCCAGGAAGAAGTAGGCCAGCTGGAAGAGCAGTTGCAGGCCTTGAGCACCGGATACGGACAGAGCGATGAGGCTCAGGCTGCCCTTACCAAAGAGCTTGTACGCATAAAAAACCACCTCGGCCTTACCCCGGTGAAGGGACCGGGTATCACGGTTACCTTTACCGGCGATGCGCCCCTCCTGGCCCAGGATCTGGTCGATGTGGTCAATGAACTCTGGGTATCCGGGGCCGAAGCCGTGGCCATAAACGAACACCGGATTACCGCCTCTACTTTTATCGGCGACAAGGAGGAAGGCCGCAACCTGTACCTCACGGTAAACGGCCAGAAATTGCTGTATCCCATTGTCGTTAAAGCTATTGGCGACCCCCAGACTCTGGAAAAAGGGCTGACCTTTACCGGCGGCCTGCTCGATAACTTAAGCACCCTCTTCAATATCCGCCCGGACATCAAAAGGCATGAAGAGCTCCAGCTGCCGGCTTCCGTGCCTTCAGGCTTCAAATATGCCCGCCCGGTTAAAGAGGAACCCAAGGAGGCCACCGGCAAGTAG
- a CDS encoding potassium/proton antiporter, producing MILLLSILLLLATFSTKLTLRVGVPGLVIFLGLGMLFGSDGLNLIYFDDPLLAQRIANIALIIILFEGGFATKKEVLQSAFAPSFALATVGVLFTAVALGLATHYIVGLSLEASFLVGAIVSSTDAAAVFSIFRNKSIRPKLATTLEAESASNDPMAIILTISMLDYIQNADFQVFAFIAHLIWQIVGGLGMGYLFGRLGPHLFNRARLESGGFYYVLVLGFCYLSFGVAEAIGANGFLAVFIAGYLLGNSEFVYKQGIARFLEGTSTFSNIILFLMLGLLVFPSELPAFTKEGMLIALLLMLVARPAAVFLTTLFWDYSLKEKIFLCWGGIRGVVPIVLATYPAVAGVDHSNYFFNIVFFVVLVSALIQGSTLDLLAHRLDLLVGTKKTPPHSLELISTETTKCELLEFEVEKGSSLVGKRLEYIPLPKTTLVTAIVRHDDIVTPRGDTEIQEGDILFILTHYDDKERLLAVLE from the coding sequence ATGATCCTGCTACTGTCCATTTTGCTGCTTCTGGCGACTTTTTCGACCAAACTCACCCTGCGCGTCGGCGTTCCCGGACTGGTGATTTTTTTGGGTTTGGGAATGCTTTTCGGGAGCGACGGCCTTAACTTAATATACTTCGATGACCCTCTACTGGCCCAGCGAATAGCCAATATAGCCCTCATCATCATACTTTTTGAAGGCGGCTTTGCCACCAAGAAGGAGGTATTGCAATCAGCCTTTGCGCCCTCCTTTGCCCTGGCGACGGTGGGTGTCCTCTTTACCGCTGTAGCCCTAGGGCTGGCCACCCACTACATCGTCGGTCTCAGCCTGGAAGCCTCCTTCCTGGTCGGCGCCATCGTCTCCTCTACCGATGCGGCAGCAGTATTTTCCATTTTCCGTAATAAAAGCATCCGGCCTAAGTTGGCCACCACCCTGGAAGCCGAGTCGGCCTCCAATGATCCCATGGCCATTATCCTGACCATATCTATGCTCGACTATATCCAGAATGCTGATTTCCAAGTGTTTGCCTTTATCGCCCACTTAATCTGGCAGATCGTTGGTGGCCTGGGTATGGGCTACCTCTTTGGTAGGCTAGGACCCCACCTCTTCAACCGGGCACGCTTGGAATCTGGCGGATTTTACTACGTTCTCGTGTTAGGGTTCTGCTACTTAAGTTTCGGAGTAGCCGAGGCCATCGGAGCCAACGGCTTCCTCGCCGTATTCATAGCCGGTTACTTGCTGGGGAACAGTGAATTCGTCTACAAGCAGGGAATAGCCCGCTTCCTGGAAGGTACCTCCACTTTCAGCAACATCATCCTCTTTTTAATGCTGGGGCTGCTGGTCTTTCCTTCGGAACTTCCAGCCTTTACCAAGGAAGGGATGCTTATTGCTCTGCTGCTAATGCTGGTGGCGCGACCGGCGGCGGTCTTCTTAACGACCCTCTTCTGGGATTACAGCCTCAAGGAAAAGATATTTCTCTGTTGGGGGGGTATAAGGGGCGTTGTCCCCATTGTGCTGGCCACTTACCCCGCCGTGGCAGGAGTTGACCATAGCAACTACTTCTTTAACATCGTGTTCTTCGTCGTTTTGGTATCGGCCTTAATACAGGGATCGACCCTCGACCTTTTAGCCCACAGGCTCGACTTATTGGTCGGAACCAAAAAGACCCCTCCCCATTCCCTGGAGTTAATCTCCACGGAAACTACCAAATGCGAGCTGTTGGAGTTTGAAGTGGAAAAGGGGTCTTCTTTGGTCGGCAAGCGTTTGGAGTATATTCCTCTGCCCAAGACCACCCTGGTAACCGCCATTGTAAGACATGACGATATAGTAACCCCCCGGGGTGATACGGAGATCCAGGAGGGCGATATTTTATTCATCCTGACCCACTACGACGATAAAGAGCGCCTCCTGGCCGTCCTGGAGTAG